The Chryseolinea soli nucleotide sequence CCTGGTGATCCTGATCGAAAAAATACTCGCCATGAAGCTCACGGTCGGAGAAGATGTGGGCGTGATCTCCTACAATGAAATCCCGTTGAAGAAATTCATTCTCAACGGCATCACCACCATCTCCACCGACTTTCAACAAATGGGTGAACGCGCGGCGCAACTGATCCTGGAAAACTCCAAAGCGCATATTGAGATCCCCTTCAGCATCACCCTGCGCGCATCCCTTTGATTAAAAAATATTAAACCTTCTTAGGAGGCAGCTCGAACGCTTTTGCGTCATGTTCGAAGTGTCCTTTGTGCGAGCCGTCGCAAAAAGGTTTGTTGGCCGAACGGCCGCAACGGCACAGCGACACGACCGTGCGGCCCTGCAGGCCATACACATTGCCCTGGACGTCAACAATTTCAAAGTCGCCGTCTACTTTTACGGAGCCGTTGCTGTTTATGGTAATTTTGGTGGTTGCCATGATGGGTTTATGGATAAGGGTGCAAAGATAGAATTCCCGCGAACACGCCGAAATGTG carries:
- a CDS encoding CDGSH iron-sulfur domain-containing protein; translated protein: MATTKITINSNGSVKVDGDFEIVDVQGNVYGLQGRTVVSLCRCGRSANKPFCDGSHKGHFEHDAKAFELPPKKV